In Panicum virgatum strain AP13 chromosome 4N, P.virgatum_v5, whole genome shotgun sequence, a single window of DNA contains:
- the LOC120670544 gene encoding membrane-anchored ubiquitin-fold protein 3-like — MAGGKEPIEVKFRLFDGTDIGPSKYDPSTTVAALKEFVLARWPQDKEIVPKTVNDVKLINAGRILENSKTLAESRVPVGEVPGSVITMHVVVRPPQSNKSEKQQSNSPKQNRCGCTIL, encoded by the exons ATGGCCGGCGGGAAGGAGCCGATCGAGGTGAAGTTCCGGCTCTTCGACGGCACCGACATCGGGCCTAGCAAGTACGACCCCAGCACCACCGTCGCCGCGCTCAAGGAGTTCGTCCTCGCCCGGTGGCCGCAGG ATAAAGAAATAGTTCCAAAAACTGTCAATGATGTGAAGCTCATCAATGCTGGAAGGATACTGGAGAATAGCAAAACTCTTGCCGAGTCACGAGTCCCAGTTGGAGAAGTTCCTGGCAGTGTGATTACAATGCATGTTGTTGTGCGGCCTCCCCAATCAAACAAAAGTG AGAAGCAACAGTCAAACTCTCCGAAGCAGAACAGATGCGGATGTACAATATTGTGA
- the LOC120669130 gene encoding uncharacterized protein LOC120669130: MESTDKDEKNLVVTEECTNPGENCEDEGDLSRKTEMLNVEESTNSSNVGLSNESEAQIEVGRNSEKDLNGQMNESASSDAMEPLHSNQITKDIHVEDKSEEPVFDGTEVPEMEEMRRSSNQSAELDSEAQVSVINEWAVAIKNFVKEKSAIAVSTFMRRLSGKKDENEFKVEADKSDGSECIDSEKTGSDAEPKTKEVQQKTDERTAWNPLNLIKFGRDFDTFTTGEAGPEDVPNLSEQSKVKGRIIIYTKLGCEDCKMVRLFLHQKRLKYVEINIDIFPSRKLELEKNSGSSSVPKVYFNDLLIGGLVELKKMEDSGILDENIGVLFKEEPSSSAPLPPLPGEDDESGSGKMDELATIVRKMRESVTPKDRFYKIRRFSNCFLGSEAVDFLSEDQYLERDEAVEFGRKLGSKYFFRHVVDENVFEDGNHLYRFLDHEPIVMTQCYNIPRGIIDVAPKPIAEVASRLRLLSYAIFEAYVSVDGRHVDYRSIQDCEEFKRYIRTIEELQRVEIDDLSREEKLAFFINLYNMMAIHALVTCGVPAGPLDRRKFFGDFKYVIGGCLLLYLLLNVKYVALPYHEPLVHFALVCGTKSGPALRCYSPGDIDKELMEAARDFLRNGGLIVDPDAKVASASKVLKWYSTDFGKNETEVLKHAANYLEPAQSEQLLELLASTQLKVVYQPYDWSINI, encoded by the exons ATGGAGAGTACAGACAAGGATGAGAAAAATCTTGTTGTCACTGAAGAGTGTACTAATCCTGGAGAAAATTGTGAAGATGAAGGGGATTTATCAAGGAAAACAGAAATGTTAAATGTAGAAGAATCAACAAATTCTTCGAATGTGGGTTTAAGCAATGAGTCAGAAGCACAGATCGAAGTGGGACGTAACTCAGAAAAGGACTTAAATGGACAGATGAATGAAAGTGCAAGTTCAGATGCCATGGAACCTTTACACTCAAACCAGATCACAAAAGATATTCATGTGGAAGACAAATCTGAAGAGCCAGTGTTTGATGGTACTGAGGTTCCTGAAATGGAAGAAATGAGGCGTTCGTCCAATCAGTCTGCGGAACTTGACTCAGAGGCTCAGGTTTCTGTAATCAATGAGTGGGCTGTTGCAATCAAGAACTTTGTTAAAGAAAAGAGTGCCATTGCGGTTTCAACATTTATGCGGCGCCTTTCTGGCAAAAAGGACGAGAATGAGTTCAAGGTTGAAGCTGACAAGAGTGATGGTTCAGAATGCATCGACAGCGAGAAGACTGGGTCTGATGCTGAACCTAAAACTAAAGAGGTGCAGCAGAAAACCGACGAAAGAACTGCATGGAATCCACTAAACTTGATTAAATTTGGACGAGATTTTGATACTTTTACAACTGGGGAAGCAGGGCCTGAAGATGTGCCAAATTTGTCGGAGCAGTCGAAAGTGAAGGGTAGGATTATAATATACACAAAACTGGGGTGTGAGGATTGCAAAATGGTTCGTCTATTCTTGCATCAGAAAAGGCTCAAGTATGTGGAGATCAACATTGATATCTTCCCTAGCAGAAAGTTGGAGTTGGAGAAGAATTCTGGATCATCCAGTGTACCAAAAGTTTATTTCAATGACCTGCTGATTGGAGGATTAGTTGAGTTGAAGAAAATGGAAGATTCTGGCATACTTGATGAGAATATCGGTGTACTTTTCAAAGAAGAACCTTCATCTTCTGCTCCCTTACCTCCCTTACCTGGAGAAGATGATGAATCTGGAAGTGGGAAGATGGATGAGCTGGCAACCATTGTCAGAAAGATGAGAGAATCGGTCACTCCTAAAGATAGATTTTATAAGATCAGAAGATTTAGTAACTGCTTTCTTGGTAGCGAAGCTGTGGATTTCTTATCAGAAGATCAGTATTTGGAGAGAGATGAG GCAGTGGAATTTGGAAGGAAGCTTGGAAGCAAATACTTCTTTCGTCATGTTGTAGA TGAAAATGTCTTTGAAGATGGAAATCACTTATACCGCTTCCTGGATCATGAACCCATAGTTATGACTCAGTGCTACAACATCCCTAGGGGCATTATTGATGTTGCACCGAAGCCCATTGCTGAAGTGGCATCAAGGTTGAGATTGTTATCTTATGCCATTTTTGAAGCTTATGTATCTGTGGATGGTAGGCATGTTGACTACAGAAGCATCCAGGACTGTGAGGAATTTAAAAG GTATATTAGAACAATTGAGGAGCTCCAAAGGGTGGAAATTGATGACTTATCACGTGAAGAAAAGCTAGCTTTCTTCATAAATCTCTACAACATGATGGCTATTCATGCATTAGTGACATGTGGCGTTCCTGCCGGACCACTGGACAGGAGAAAGTTTTTTGGAGATTTCAAGTATGTCATTGGTGGATGTTTATTACTTTATCTCCTTCT AAATGTGAAATAT GTGGCCCTTCCATACCATGAACCTCTTGTTCACTTTGCTTTGGTATGTGGCACCAAATCTGGACCTGCACTTAGGTGTTACTCGCCAGGAGATATTGATAAAGAATTGATGGAAGCTGCACGTGATTTCCTAAGGAATGGTGGACTGATTGTTGACCCTGATGCCAAAGTCGCATCTGCAAGCAAGGTTTTAAAATG GTATAGCACAGATTTTGGCAAGAATGAGACGGAAGTGCTGAAGCACGCCGCAAACTATCTTGAGCCCGCACAGTCAGAGCAGCTCTTGGAACTTCTTGCGAGCACGCAGCTGAAAGTCGTGTACCAACCCTACGACTGGAGCATAAACATCTAG